A region of Micropterus dolomieu isolate WLL.071019.BEF.003 ecotype Adirondacks linkage group LG01, ASM2129224v1, whole genome shotgun sequence DNA encodes the following proteins:
- the LOC123986658 gene encoding uncharacterized protein LOC123986658 has translation MRVLEVFLLAVLGCSLAEGRLVSKCELKDQLMTAFGALLVKVEKGQSVENLVAKIVCHVELTSQFNTSAVKQLTPRMENHHSREKREAGRKGSFGKDEREHHSGEREHHSGEREHHSGEREHHSGERPRPSKPRHTSTTRPTPSTNQQSTTLTNNTEPILPTLSTNPNQSGEPSTTIQARNRRDVKPPKSNTRPTLHPHPTPHTPPKNSTRPTRPSHLGGHKDPLITIRPHARERRHDRQRPSKTHPTLPTHPKPSTRPTPSTYLPHLDEEVWTLYGLFQLSSHLVCNGTALSPNICGMDCNNLIDDNISDDISCLVTFFNKLVTKGFRAPTQKELSRMIRLIFQEECSIRDASEYFAECA, from the exons ATGAGAGTACTTGAGGTGTTTCTCTTGGCAGTGCTGGGCTGCAGTCTGGCTGAAGGGAGACTTGTGTCCAAATGTGAACTGAAGGACCAACTGATGACGGCATTTGGTGCACTGCTGGTGAAGGTTGAAAAAGGGCAGAGTGTGGAGAACTTAGTGGCCAAGA TCGTCTGTCACGTGGAGCTGACATCACAGTTTAACACCAGTGCGGTGAAACAGCTGACTCCCAGGATGGAAAACCATCATAGTAGGGAGAAAAGGGAAGCAGGCCGTAAGGGCTCGTTTGGCAAGGACGAGCGTGAACACCACTCCGGAGAGCGTGAACACCACTCCGGAGAGCGTGAACACCACTCCGGAGAGCGTGAACACCACTCCGGAGAAAGGCCGCGCCCATCAAAACCCAGGCACACATCAACCACCCGTCCCACACCATCCAccaatcaacaatcaacaaccttAACCAATAACACAGAACCCATTCTTCCCACACTATCCACAAACCCGAACCAGTCTGGTGAGCCCTCAACCACAATCCAGGCCAGGAACCGACGGGACGTCAAGCCGCCTAAATCAAACACCCGCCCCACACTGCATCCTCATCCCACACCACACACCCCTCCCAAAAACTCCACACGACCCACTCGCCCTTCACACCTGGGTGGGCATAAGGACCCCTTAATCACAATCCGACCCCACGCCAGGGAGCGACGGCACGACAGGCAGCGTCCATCAAAAACTCACCCCACACTGCCCACTCATCCCAAACCCTCCACCCGCCCCACACCATCCACATACCTTCCACACCTGGACGAGGAGGTCTGGACCCTCTATGGTCTTTTCCAGCTCAGCAGTCACCTGGTCTGCAACGGCACAGCTCTTTCACCCAACATCTGTGGGATGGACTGCAACA ACTTGATTGATGACAACATCAGTGATGACATCAGCTGCTTGGTTACATTCTTCAACAAGCTTGT TACGAAAGGTTTCAGGGCGCCCACCCAGAAGGAGTTAAGCAGAAT GATCAGGCTAATCTTTCAGGAAGAGTGCAGTATTCGGGATGCCTCTGAGTACTTCGCTGAATGCGCTTAA